From a region of the Actinomycetota bacterium genome:
- a CDS encoding prolyl oligopeptidase family serine peptidase, giving the protein MTGSGRDRFPRQSARTQRFTLGRPRDLTVAADGSRVLFRRSGGAEDPVHLLWSFDVDRGEERLLADPAALADVDADTLPSEERARRERLREAGSGIVSFAGDRDLNLVAFALGGRLHVADVATGAVRRVGGADAVYDPRPDPTARRVAYVREGALWVVDLAADTARCVAREDGVRFGVAEFVAAEEMGRSRGYWWSPDGERLAAARVNEASVARWWIANPTEPGTEPTAVAYPAAGTANADVTLWIVELDGERRRIDWDRETFPYMAAVRWESDGGPLTILVQSRDQRRTRTLVADPDRATTRVVAEDTDRHWVDLVSGVPSWLPAGRLVTTADGDGVRRVLIDGVAVSPPRLHVRSVVHVDAERVLVTASDDDPTQIHVVAVPVDGSAPQPLTSEPGVHAATAGGDVVVVSSTTLASHDVAVTVRRHGRGDIRITSHAATPLIAPHVELLELGPRRLRGALLRPTDDPGGSLPVLVDPYGGPHAQRVLRAHHGFLIPQWFADHGFAVLIVDGRGTPARGSAWERAVHLDLAGPVLDDQVAALQAAADHEPRLDLGRVAIRGWSFGGYLAALAVLRRPEIFHAAVAGAPVTDWRLYDTHYTERYLGHPDDHPDAYRRSSLLDDAHRLDRPLMLIHGLADDNVVAAHSLRLSRALLEAGRPHSFLPLSEVSHMTPQEAVAENLLRLQLAFVRDALGVR; this is encoded by the coding sequence GTGACCGGCAGCGGGCGCGACCGGTTCCCGCGGCAGTCGGCGCGGACCCAGCGGTTCACCCTCGGGCGGCCGCGTGATCTGACCGTCGCAGCCGACGGTTCGCGGGTGCTGTTCCGTCGCTCGGGCGGGGCCGAGGACCCCGTTCACCTGCTGTGGTCGTTCGATGTCGATCGTGGTGAGGAGCGGCTGCTGGCGGACCCGGCCGCCCTCGCCGACGTCGATGCCGACACGCTGCCCTCCGAGGAGCGGGCCCGCCGAGAACGCCTGCGCGAGGCAGGCTCCGGGATCGTGTCGTTCGCCGGTGACCGCGACCTGAACCTGGTGGCGTTCGCGTTGGGGGGGCGACTGCACGTCGCGGACGTCGCCACCGGCGCGGTCCGTCGCGTCGGGGGAGCCGACGCGGTGTACGACCCGCGCCCCGACCCCACCGCCCGGCGGGTCGCGTACGTGCGTGAGGGAGCGCTCTGGGTGGTCGACCTGGCTGCGGACACCGCTCGGTGCGTCGCCCGCGAGGACGGCGTGCGTTTCGGCGTGGCCGAGTTCGTCGCCGCCGAGGAGATGGGCCGTTCCCGCGGGTACTGGTGGTCACCCGACGGTGAACGGCTCGCCGCGGCGCGGGTCAACGAGGCCTCAGTGGCGCGTTGGTGGATCGCCAACCCGACCGAACCGGGGACGGAACCGACCGCGGTCGCCTACCCGGCAGCGGGCACCGCCAACGCCGACGTGACGCTGTGGATCGTCGAACTCGACGGGGAGCGCCGCCGCATCGACTGGGACCGTGAGACGTTCCCGTACATGGCAGCCGTGCGCTGGGAGTCCGATGGCGGGCCGCTGACCATCCTGGTGCAGAGCCGCGACCAGCGACGGACCCGGACGCTGGTCGCCGACCCGGACCGCGCCACCACCCGGGTGGTGGCCGAGGACACCGACCGTCACTGGGTGGATCTGGTCAGCGGCGTGCCAAGCTGGCTCCCCGCCGGACGGCTCGTGACCACAGCCGACGGTGACGGCGTCCGACGGGTGCTGATCGACGGCGTTGCGGTGTCCCCCCCGCGTCTACACGTCCGCAGCGTCGTCCACGTCGACGCCGAACGGGTGCTGGTCACCGCATCGGACGACGACCCCACCCAGATCCACGTGGTGGCCGTCCCCGTCGACGGCAGCGCCCCGCAGCCGCTGACGTCCGAGCCCGGCGTGCACGCCGCGACGGCGGGCGGCGACGTGGTCGTGGTGAGCTCCACGACGCTGGCTTCGCACGATGTGGCGGTCACCGTCCGACGCCACGGCCGCGGTGACATCCGGATCACATCGCACGCGGCGACGCCGCTGATCGCGCCCCACGTCGAGCTGCTCGAGCTCGGTCCGCGCCGTCTGCGGGGCGCGCTGCTCCGCCCCACCGACGATCCCGGCGGCTCCCTACCCGTGCTCGTCGATCCCTACGGTGGCCCCCACGCACAACGGGTCCTGCGAGCCCACCATGGGTTCCTCATCCCGCAGTGGTTCGCCGACCACGGGTTCGCGGTCCTGATCGTCGACGGGCGCGGAACACCCGCCCGCGGATCGGCCTGGGAGCGCGCCGTCCACCTGGACCTGGCCGGGCCGGTCCTCGACGACCAGGTCGCTGCGCTGCAGGCCGCTGCTGACCACGAGCCGCGGCTCGACCTCGGACGGGTCGCCATCCGCGGGTGGTCCTTCGGGGGCTACCTGGCGGCGTTGGCGGTCCTTCGCCGCCCCGAGATCTTCCACGCCGCGGTCGCTGGCGCGCCCGTCACCGACTGGCGGCTGTACGACACCCACTACACCGAGCGGTACCTCGGCCACCCCGATGACCACCCCGATGCCTACCGGCGCTCGTCCCTGCTCGACGACGCTCATCGGCTGGACCGCCCGCTGATGCTGATCCACGGGCTCGCCGACGACAACGTCGTCGCGGCGCACTCGCTGCGGCTGTCACGGGCCCTACTGGAAGCCGGGCGCCCCCACAGCTTCCTCCCGCTGTCGGAGGTGAGCCACATGACGCCGCAGGAGGCGGTCGCCGAGAACCTGCTCCGCCTGCAGTTGGCGTTCGTCCGCGACGCTCTGGGAGTGCGATGA
- a CDS encoding 1-acyl-sn-glycerol-3-phosphate acyltransferase encodes MKDAPLLYRILHTTLGPVLTRYLHLYIDGAEHVPVSGGAILASNHLSFIDSLLLPLPLDRPVYYLGKAEYWESWRTRWFFEGVGVIPTYRQGGDKAKQSLQAGLEVLRRGDLLGVYPEGTRSPDGRLYRGKTGPIRLALAGDVPIVPCGVVGTRQVQPPGRFLPRRRPVTVRYGRPLDLSRYRGPDDDPFLLRSAADELMYEIMLLSGQEYVDEYAASVKTGAVTVSQRRPPPGPVRTHRRATVPRGQLTSTGAGDRPGPGR; translated from the coding sequence ATGAAGGACGCTCCGCTGCTGTACCGGATCCTGCACACCACGTTGGGGCCGGTCCTGACCCGCTACCTCCACCTCTACATCGACGGGGCCGAGCACGTCCCGGTCTCCGGCGGCGCCATCCTGGCCTCCAACCACCTGTCGTTCATCGACTCCCTGCTCCTGCCGCTCCCCCTCGACCGGCCGGTGTACTACCTGGGGAAGGCCGAGTACTGGGAGTCGTGGCGGACCCGGTGGTTCTTCGAGGGGGTGGGGGTGATCCCGACCTACCGACAGGGCGGCGACAAGGCCAAGCAGTCGCTGCAGGCCGGACTGGAGGTCCTGCGGCGCGGTGATCTGCTCGGGGTGTACCCGGAGGGGACGCGGAGCCCCGATGGCCGCCTGTACCGGGGCAAGACCGGGCCGATCCGACTGGCGCTCGCGGGTGACGTGCCCATCGTGCCCTGCGGCGTGGTCGGGACCCGCCAGGTGCAGCCGCCGGGGCGGTTCCTGCCGCGCCGCCGCCCCGTGACGGTCCGCTACGGGCGACCGCTGGATCTGTCCCGCTACCGCGGGCCGGACGACGACCCGTTCCTGCTGCGGTCAGCCGCCGACGAGCTGATGTACGAGATCATGCTCCTGTCCGGACAGGAGTACGTCGACGAGTACGCGGCGTCCGTCAAGACCGGTGCGGTGACCGTCTCGCAGCGGCGACCACCGCCCGGCCCCGTCCGTACACATCGGCGTGCGACCGTCCCGCGCGGCCAGCTGACCAGCACAGGCGCGGGCGACCGTCCGGGTCCTGGCCGCTGA
- a CDS encoding 6-phosphofructokinase, with amino-acid sequence MTNRIGILTGGGDCPGLNAVIRAVVRRAEQRNINCFGFRNGWAGVLKMQVEPLTISSTRGILHRGGTILGTSRVDPLREPGGVDRIREALDIHGLDGLIVVGGEGTLSAATRLATDEGIPLVGIPKTIDNDVGGTNLTVGFTTAVGIATAAVDRLHSTAESHNRVMVLEVMGRHAGWIATYAGMAGGADAILIPEFNFDIAAVCRHIKHRAGSGRDFSIVVVAEGARPAEGTMAMPEYEEDQFGRPVLGGISHVIAREIEGRTSFPARVTILGHVQRGGSPHPADRVLATRFGVEAVELARGGEWGTMTGLIGQHVEAVALQDATKELKQVPRDLYEIAETFFG; translated from the coding sequence GTGACCAACCGGATCGGAATCCTGACCGGCGGTGGTGACTGCCCCGGCCTCAACGCCGTGATCCGTGCCGTGGTCCGCAGGGCCGAGCAGCGCAACATCAACTGCTTCGGCTTCCGCAACGGCTGGGCCGGGGTGCTCAAGATGCAGGTCGAGCCGCTCACGATCTCGTCCACCCGTGGGATCCTCCACCGCGGCGGGACGATCCTCGGCACGTCGCGGGTCGATCCGCTCCGCGAACCCGGCGGGGTGGATCGCATCCGTGAGGCGCTGGACATCCACGGTCTCGACGGCTTGATCGTCGTCGGGGGAGAGGGAACCCTGTCCGCCGCGACCCGACTCGCGACCGACGAAGGCATCCCGCTCGTCGGGATCCCCAAGACCATCGACAACGACGTGGGTGGGACCAACCTCACGGTCGGGTTCACCACGGCGGTCGGTATCGCCACCGCCGCGGTCGATCGGCTGCACTCGACGGCCGAGTCCCACAACCGCGTCATGGTGTTGGAGGTGATGGGCCGCCACGCCGGCTGGATCGCGACCTACGCCGGCATGGCTGGTGGTGCCGACGCGATCCTCATCCCGGAGTTCAACTTCGACATCGCGGCGGTGTGCCGCCACATCAAGCATCGGGCCGGGTCCGGCCGTGACTTCTCGATCGTCGTCGTGGCGGAAGGAGCACGGCCGGCCGAGGGGACCATGGCGATGCCCGAGTACGAGGAGGACCAGTTCGGCCGCCCCGTCCTGGGTGGGATCAGCCACGTGATCGCTCGTGAGATCGAGGGGCGGACGTCGTTCCCGGCGCGGGTGACGATCCTCGGCCACGTGCAGCGCGGAGGCAGCCCGCACCCAGCCGACCGGGTGCTGGCCACACGCTTCGGCGTCGAGGCGGTCGAGCTGGCCCGCGGTGGCGAGTGGGGGACGATGACCGGCCTGATCGGCCAGCACGTCGAAGCTGTCGCACTGCAGGACGCCACCAAGGAGCTCAAACAGGTCCCGCGGGACCTGTACGAGATCGCCGAGACCTTCTTCGGGTGA